One Fibrobacter sp. UWH6 genomic window carries:
- the coaD gene encoding pantetheine-phosphate adenylyltransferase, whose product MSEKNVATSRVAVFAGSFDPFTLGHLDIAERACKLFDELWILLAVNTSKKYMLAGDCRESLVREAVAHLPNVKVASYEGLTVDFMKSVGAQFLVRGIRNGMDLDFEQSVSWNNKVLYPDCETVLLSSKQEHLAISSTVVREIVKCGIADTAEGVETLKKFLPENVIRFITKSAV is encoded by the coding sequence ATGTCCGAGAAGAATGTTGCTACATCTAGAGTGGCGGTCTTTGCGGGATCCTTTGATCCCTTTACTTTAGGTCATTTGGATATCGCAGAAAGGGCCTGCAAACTTTTTGATGAATTGTGGATACTGCTGGCGGTAAATACCTCCAAGAAGTATATGCTGGCTGGAGACTGCCGTGAATCTCTGGTACGGGAAGCTGTTGCCCATTTGCCCAACGTAAAGGTGGCTTCCTACGAAGGTCTTACTGTAGACTTCATGAAGTCTGTCGGGGCCCAGTTCCTGGTTCGCGGAATCCGTAACGGTATGGACCTGGATTTCGAGCAGAGCGTCTCCTGGAACAACAAGGTGCTTTACCCGGATTGCGAAACCGTGCTGCTTTCCAGCAAGCAGGAACATCTGGCTATTAGCAGTACCGTGGTCCGTGAAATCGTAAAATGTGGAATCGCTGATACCGCTGAAGGTGTCGAGACTTTAAAGAAGTTCCTGCCCGAAAATGTAATTCGGTTTATCACAAAGTCAGCTGTGTGA
- the rsmD gene encoding 16S rRNA (guanine(966)-N(2))-methyltransferase RsmD, with protein sequence MPIRITGGNLRGRNVPSPDTSKTRPTASRTREALFNILQGVENFRMLDLFAGTGIMGIEALSRGAASVIAVEMAHVQARLVQQAYKALNLESKLTLLESNALTLSKETFCKEEGFDLIYADPPFKNMDYPDLRPFVDWLNPGGVAVFEAPTKNLPAWVKESEEAGEASVRKYGESSLVIFRKAL encoded by the coding sequence ATGCCCATTCGCATCACAGGTGGAAATCTGAGGGGACGCAATGTTCCCTCTCCGGACACATCAAAAACTAGACCTACAGCCTCCCGCACGAGGGAGGCCCTCTTTAATATTCTTCAGGGCGTAGAAAATTTCCGTATGCTGGATCTGTTTGCGGGAACCGGTATCATGGGAATCGAAGCCTTGAGTCGTGGCGCCGCCAGCGTGATTGCTGTAGAAATGGCTCATGTGCAAGCCCGCCTGGTGCAACAGGCTTACAAGGCCTTGAATCTTGAATCGAAGTTGACTTTGCTGGAAAGCAATGCCCTGACTTTGTCCAAGGAAACCTTTTGCAAGGAAGAAGGCTTTGACCTGATTTACGCCGATCCTCCTTTCAAGAATATGGATTACCCGGATTTGCGCCCTTTCGTTGATTGGCTGAATCCTGGTGGCGTGGCGGTGTTCGAGGCTCCCACCAAGAATTTACCGGCCTGGGTCAAGGAATCCGAAGAAGCGGGTGAGGCCTCTGTCCGAAAGTATGGCGAATCCTCCCTGGTCATTTTCCGCAAGGCTCTTTAA
- a CDS encoding helix-hairpin-helix domain-containing protein, translating into MNGPEKKMVFLSFVLFVMGIVYRFLPWGLPSIDTFQVGDPVVIANVEDSTHRELRGDPVEKTVFVADKIKDNSQKMSKKKPPKVQFPIPINSADLDMLCALKGVGPKLAEKIIAQRESSGPFKSEKDLKKVPGIGKKKLETILQGVIFD; encoded by the coding sequence ATGAACGGACCAGAAAAAAAGATGGTTTTTCTGTCTTTTGTCCTTTTTGTCATGGGAATCGTTTACCGATTCTTGCCTTGGGGACTTCCTTCGATCGATACGTTCCAGGTCGGAGATCCTGTTGTCATCGCGAATGTTGAAGATTCAACTCATAGGGAATTACGCGGAGACCCGGTTGAAAAAACGGTTTTTGTTGCAGACAAAATAAAAGACAATTCTCAAAAAATGTCCAAAAAGAAGCCGCCAAAAGTTCAATTTCCCATACCGATCAATTCGGCGGATTTAGATATGCTTTGTGCCTTGAAGGGGGTTGGTCCGAAGCTTGCCGAAAAGATTATTGCCCAAAGAGAGTCCTCAGGCCCCTTTAAAAGTGAAAAAGACCTGAAAAAAGTGCCTGGAATTGGCAAGAAAAAGTTGGAGACCATACTGCAAGGGGTAATTTTTGATTAA